A genomic window from Streptomyces mirabilis includes:
- a CDS encoding YciI family protein, whose product MAKYLLLKHYRGAPAAVNDVPMDQWAPEEISAHVQYMNDFAARLGKTGEFVDGQALAPEGTWVRYDGEGRPPVTDGPFAETKDLIAGWMVIDVDSYERAVELAGELSAAPGAGGKPIHEWLELRPFLGVKPTITE is encoded by the coding sequence ATGGCCAAGTACTTGCTGCTCAAGCACTACCGCGGCGCTCCGGCTGCGGTCAACGACGTGCCCATGGACCAGTGGGCGCCGGAGGAGATCTCGGCCCACGTGCAGTACATGAACGACTTCGCGGCCCGGCTCGGGAAGACCGGCGAGTTCGTCGACGGTCAGGCGCTCGCGCCCGAGGGGACGTGGGTCCGGTACGACGGCGAGGGGCGCCCGCCGGTCACCGACGGCCCGTTCGCCGAGACCAAGGACCTCATCGCCGGCTGGATGGTGATCGACGTCGACAGCTACGAGCGCGCCGTCGAGCTGGCCGGGGAACTGTCGGCCGCCCCTGGGGCGGGCGGGAAGCCGATCCACGAGTGGCTGGAGCTGCGTCCGTTCCTGGGCGTGAAACCCACCATCACGGAATGA
- a CDS encoding DJ-1/PfpI family protein — protein MQVAVVTFDGFNELDSFIASALINRCRKDGLEAFITTPTPVVTSMNGVEVTGQRSMEFLTEADVVLIGSGVRTRDVVADDRLISRLPLDPSRQLIGSQCSGALVLARLGLLGGMPACTDMTSRPFVEACDVTVLDAPFHAEGNIATAGGCLASQYLATWVITRTLGEDAARDVIGYVAPVGENQETVARAMRAVHAGEVVLG, from the coding sequence ATGCAGGTAGCCGTGGTCACCTTCGACGGGTTCAACGAGCTCGACAGCTTCATCGCTTCCGCGCTGATCAACCGGTGCCGTAAGGACGGCTTGGAAGCCTTCATCACGACGCCGACGCCGGTGGTCACGTCGATGAACGGCGTCGAGGTGACCGGGCAGCGCTCGATGGAGTTTCTGACCGAAGCCGACGTCGTGCTGATCGGCAGCGGAGTGAGGACGCGTGACGTGGTCGCCGACGACCGGCTGATCTCCAGGCTGCCGCTCGACCCTTCGCGACAGCTGATCGGTTCACAGTGCTCCGGCGCGCTGGTCCTTGCGCGGCTCGGTCTGCTGGGTGGCATGCCGGCTTGCACGGACATGACGAGCCGGCCCTTTGTCGAGGCCTGCGACGTCACCGTGCTGGACGCGCCGTTCCACGCCGAGGGGAACATCGCTACAGCGGGAGGCTGTCTCGCGTCCCAGTATCTCGCCACGTGGGTGATCACCCGGACGCTCGGGGAGGACGCCGCGCGCGACGTCATCGGGTACGTGGCTCCGGTCGGCGAAAACCAGGAGACCGTCGCGCGCGCCATGCGCGCCGTCCACGCGGGAGAGGTCGTACTGGGCTGA
- a CDS encoding cytochrome P450 — MTADNETNICPFDFSEALEFDPELADLMDRDSPTRIRLPYGDADAWLITGFDAVKQVTTDHRLSRAAIIGHDYPRLTPEPIVSPESINVMDPPHSSRVRQLASQAFTQQQVDGMRSRIIWLADVLLDKMEEDGSPADLVQYLSDPLPQHTILDLLGVEQEDWPQMQESVRQLLVVGAGNKEAAASAKADLTDYFAKLVEQRRSSPGKDLISAMAAARDGEDQLDDRELAVMALTLTLSGQDTATCQISDIAYLLLTRPELMEHLRRRPESLTDVLQEMLRHIPFRKGVGIPRVALEDVELDGVQIRAGEFVHVSYLTANRDPKRYPDAHVLDPDRPYQPHMTFGWGGHRCIAVPLAMAEMEVAIGRLLKRFPGLRLAVPPEEVRWDTETIRRFPLELPVAW, encoded by the coding sequence ATGACCGCGGACAACGAGACAAACATCTGCCCGTTCGACTTCAGCGAAGCCCTGGAGTTCGACCCTGAACTCGCGGACCTGATGGACCGCGATTCCCCCACTCGCATCCGGCTTCCCTACGGTGATGCGGACGCCTGGCTGATCACCGGATTCGATGCCGTCAAGCAGGTGACCACCGATCACCGGCTCAGCCGGGCCGCCATCATCGGCCACGACTACCCCCGGCTGACCCCGGAGCCCATCGTCTCGCCCGAATCGATCAACGTGATGGACCCGCCGCACAGCAGCCGAGTCCGCCAGCTGGCCTCGCAGGCCTTCACCCAGCAGCAGGTCGACGGAATGCGGAGCCGGATCATCTGGCTCGCGGACGTCCTGCTGGACAAGATGGAGGAGGACGGCTCGCCGGCGGACCTGGTTCAGTACCTCTCCGACCCGCTTCCCCAGCACACCATCCTGGACCTCCTCGGCGTCGAACAGGAGGACTGGCCCCAGATGCAGGAGTCCGTGCGCCAGTTGCTCGTCGTCGGCGCGGGCAACAAGGAGGCCGCGGCGAGTGCCAAGGCCGATCTGACGGACTACTTCGCCAAACTCGTCGAGCAGCGCCGGAGCTCACCCGGCAAGGACCTCATCAGCGCGATGGCCGCAGCGCGAGACGGCGAGGATCAGCTTGACGACAGGGAACTGGCGGTCATGGCACTGACGCTGACACTCAGTGGCCAGGACACGGCGACGTGCCAGATCAGCGACATCGCCTACTTGCTCCTGACGCGTCCCGAGCTGATGGAACACCTCAGGCGTCGGCCGGAGTCCCTGACTGACGTCCTGCAGGAGATGCTCCGCCACATCCCGTTCCGCAAGGGGGTCGGTATCCCCCGGGTGGCCCTTGAGGACGTGGAACTGGACGGCGTACAAATCCGGGCGGGCGAATTCGTCCACGTGTCGTACCTGACGGCCAACCGGGACCCGAAGCGCTACCCGGACGCGCACGTCCTCGACCCTGACCGGCCCTACCAGCCGCACATGACATTCGGCTGGGGCGGACACCGATGCATCGCGGTGCCCTTGGCCATGGCGGAGATGGAAGTGGCGATCGGGCGCCTCTTGAAGCGCTTCCCCGGGCTGCGGCTTGCGGTGCCGCCGGAGGAAGTGCGGTGGGACACGGAGACGATCCGGCGCTTTCCGCTGGAGCTGCCGGTGGCTTGGTAG
- a CDS encoding DUF1259 domain-containing protein, whose product MIAREAQPVLVALPRGGVNLVEARRQNLTDDPHLFFVHYWAVGDAVSLAKAIRRAVDTANVVRMPGGAA is encoded by the coding sequence GTGATCGCCAGGGAAGCCCAACCCGTCCTCGTGGCCCTGCCGCGCGGTGGCGTCAATCTCGTCGAGGCGCGCCGCCAGAACCTCACCGACGATCCACACCTGTTCTTCGTCCACTACTGGGCTGTCGGCGATGCCGTCAGCCTCGCCAAGGCCATTCGCCGGGCCGTGGACACCGCCAACGTCGTACGCATGCCCGGAGGAGCCGCCTGA
- a CDS encoding DUF1259 domain-containing protein: MTEPADRAGVGNVLGPTGDLRRFTYHSGLPRRDLTAFSRGIRINRALVRGTRASYVRHSDHSTLLLGAAVVTERELQIFRCPPRDRRRRPCDPALETGRHHLRQLPAARRRKGRPQR, translated from the coding sequence ATGACCGAGCCGGCGGACCGGGCGGGCGTGGGCAACGTTCTCGGCCCGACCGGTGATCTGAGGCGGTTCACGTACCACTCGGGCTTGCCGCGCCGGGACCTCACGGCCTTCTCTCGCGGCATCCGGATCAACCGCGCGCTCGTTCGGGGCACGCGCGCGTCCTACGTCCGTCACTCGGACCACAGCACGCTTTTGCTGGGCGCCGCCGTGGTCACCGAGCGCGAACTGCAGATTTTCCGATGCCCGCCGCGAGACCGTCGCCGACGGCCCTGCGATCCGGCCCTCGAGACCGGTCGCCACCACCTCCGTCAGCTTCCAGCCGCTCGGCGGCGGAAAGGCCGCCCTCAGCGGTGA
- a CDS encoding helix-turn-helix domain-containing protein, with protein MVRVPLSPQERQRGERFGILLRRARGDRSMVDVAAAAGVSAETLRKIETGRAPTPAFFTVAALAHALHLSLDDLAAACAEGAEGGEQAMSA; from the coding sequence ATGGTGAGAGTTCCTTTGAGTCCGCAAGAGCGGCAACGCGGAGAGCGCTTCGGGATCCTGCTCCGCCGGGCCCGCGGTGACCGCAGCATGGTCGACGTGGCAGCAGCCGCCGGGGTGTCCGCCGAAACGCTCCGCAAGATCGAGACCGGCCGGGCCCCGACCCCGGCCTTCTTCACCGTGGCAGCCCTGGCCCACGCCCTGCACCTGTCCCTGGACGACCTGGCCGCCGCCTGCGCGGAAGGCGCCGAAGGCGGCGAGCAGGCCATGTCGGCGTGA
- the map gene encoding type I methionyl aminopeptidase, with protein sequence MVEIKTDTALEAMREAGRVVAHALAAARAAAAVRVRLRELDVAARAVLTEAGARSPFLGYQPSFAPTPFPAVICASVNDAVSHGIPGDYRLRDGDLVSIDCGAELDGWTGDAAISFTVGTPRPADLELIAATQQALDAGIAAATVGHRIGDISHAISTVARKARCGMPADFGGHGIGRQMHEDPHVPNHGRPGRGFPLRHGLALAIEPMLMAGGRNDYHTDPDGWTLRTSDGSRAAHIEHTIAITEDGPRILTLP encoded by the coding sequence ATGGTGGAGATCAAGACCGACACGGCACTGGAGGCGATGCGAGAAGCCGGACGCGTCGTGGCCCATGCACTCGCGGCCGCCCGCGCGGCGGCAGCTGTGCGAGTCCGCCTGCGCGAGCTCGACGTAGCCGCCCGCGCCGTTCTCACCGAGGCCGGAGCACGTTCTCCGTTCCTGGGCTACCAGCCCTCCTTCGCCCCGACCCCCTTCCCCGCCGTGATCTGCGCCTCCGTCAACGACGCCGTCTCGCACGGCATCCCCGGCGACTACCGCCTTCGCGACGGCGACCTGGTCAGCATCGACTGCGGAGCCGAACTCGACGGCTGGACCGGCGACGCCGCGATCAGCTTCACCGTCGGTACCCCTCGCCCCGCCGACCTCGAACTCATCGCCGCCACCCAACAGGCCCTGGACGCCGGCATCGCCGCCGCCACCGTCGGCCACCGGATCGGCGACATCTCCCACGCCATCAGCACCGTCGCCCGCAAGGCCCGCTGCGGCATGCCGGCCGACTTCGGCGGCCACGGCATCGGCCGCCAGATGCACGAAGACCCCCACGTTCCCAACCACGGACGACCCGGCCGCGGCTTCCCCCTGCGCCACGGCCTCGCCCTCGCCATCGAACCCATGCTCATGGCCGGAGGACGCAACGACTACCACACCGACCCCGACGGATGGACCCTGCGCACCAGCGACGGCAGCCGAGCCGCACACATCGAACACACCATCGCCATCACCGAGGACGGCCCCCGTATCCTCACCCTGCCCTGA
- a CDS encoding serine hydrolase domain-containing protein produces MPAAVAVAVGVMTMGALAPPAASAAARPHTVQRGMDALVHTDGVPAVLASVKDRDGRARSYTAGVGDLATGAKVPRDGQVRIGSNTKTFTAVVVLQLVGEGKIGLDAPVDTYLRRLVRGDGIDGRHITVRELLQHTSGLPNYSKYLSDDIRYYDPRELLDLALQHKADFAPGTNWAYSNTNYLVAGLIVQKVTGRPLAEEIDQRVIKRIGLRHTYFPVPGEETIRERHPRGYYQDSAGAPLVDATEWDPSWAWAAGQMVSTNSDLNRFFTALLAGRLLPRAQLDQMRTTVPASYPFPAGARYGLGFVSTPLSCGEVYWGHGGSMTGYETRGGVTEDGRAANVAVTMQPSQAVKEHMDGVVDTALCR; encoded by the coding sequence TTGCCGGCCGCGGTCGCGGTGGCCGTCGGCGTCATGACGATGGGCGCCCTGGCCCCGCCCGCGGCGTCTGCCGCCGCCAGGCCGCACACCGTTCAAAGGGGCATGGACGCGTTGGTGCACACCGACGGCGTGCCCGCCGTGCTGGCGAGCGTCAAGGACCGTGACGGCCGCGCCCGGAGCTACACCGCAGGGGTCGGTGACCTGGCCACCGGAGCGAAGGTGCCGCGGGACGGTCAGGTGCGCATCGGCAGCAACACCAAGACGTTCACGGCAGTGGTCGTGCTGCAACTGGTCGGTGAAGGCAAGATCGGCCTCGACGCCCCGGTCGACACCTATCTGCGCCGTCTCGTCCGCGGGGACGGGATCGACGGACGTCACATCACCGTCCGCGAACTGCTCCAGCACACCAGCGGACTTCCCAACTACAGCAAGTACCTCAGCGACGACATCCGCTACTACGACCCCCGCGAACTTCTCGACCTCGCTCTCCAGCACAAGGCCGACTTCGCCCCCGGCACGAACTGGGCCTACAGCAACACGAACTACCTGGTGGCCGGCCTGATCGTGCAGAAGGTCACCGGCCGTCCCCTCGCCGAGGAGATCGATCAGCGCGTCATCAAACGCATCGGATTGCGCCACACTTACTTTCCCGTCCCAGGAGAGGAGACGATCCGGGAGCGCCATCCCAGGGGTTACTACCAGGATTCGGCAGGCGCGCCTCTGGTCGACGCCACGGAATGGGACCCTTCCTGGGCCTGGGCTGCGGGCCAGATGGTGTCCACCAACTCCGACCTGAACCGGTTCTTCACCGCGCTGTTGGCCGGCCGCCTTCTCCCGAGGGCTCAGCTCGACCAGATGCGCACCACCGTCCCCGCCAGTTACCCTTTCCCCGCCGGTGCCCGCTACGGGCTGGGATTCGTGAGCACGCCGCTGTCGTGCGGCGAGGTGTACTGGGGCCACGGCGGCAGCATGACGGGATACGAGACCCGAGGCGGCGTCACCGAGGACGGGCGCGCGGCCAACGTCGCCGTGACCATGCAGCCGAGCCAGGCAGTCAAGGAGCACATGGACGGTGTCGTAGACACGGCCCTCTGCCGGTGA
- a CDS encoding sensor histidine kinase: MTVLNGWRRRGRAPSRTLDVLGVAVLCVLSVVAASVDPHEHEFVLRWSAVVLAAVGCSALLWRRRHPFGVLAVTIGCGVIFQMLGFRESPLVTSPVLASIYNVALRTDRRTAWTAAAVSAAVLVGADAVWTSDSWLDPDKAAMVAWTALPAAVGDGLRSRRAYVAAVEERAEHAERTREQEAQQRVAAERVRIARELHDIVAHHIALINAQAGVAVHLVDQRPEQILRALENIRDTSRSALDELRVTVGLLRQSDEPVALRDPMPGLAQVPALLASFERAGLAVSHTWLGITEPLEPAVDLAAYRIVQESLTNVRKHAGADHARLFLHYHGERLTITVEDDGCAGPHHPHPGAGHGLIGMRERATTIGGTLYAGPRPEGGFTVTAELPLRPGPAGNRRHEHDDSRTACR, encoded by the coding sequence ATGACGGTGCTCAACGGTTGGAGGCGGCGAGGGCGAGCCCCGAGCCGCACGCTCGACGTCTTGGGCGTGGCTGTGCTGTGCGTGCTGTCGGTGGTGGCTGCCTCGGTCGACCCGCACGAGCACGAGTTCGTGCTGCGCTGGTCCGCCGTGGTGCTGGCTGCCGTCGGCTGCTCCGCGTTGCTCTGGCGGCGCCGTCACCCGTTCGGAGTACTGGCCGTCACCATTGGCTGCGGGGTGATCTTTCAGATGCTCGGTTTTCGGGAGAGCCCGCTGGTGACAAGCCCGGTTCTGGCGTCCATCTACAACGTGGCCCTGCGGACCGACCGGCGTACCGCCTGGACCGCGGCAGCTGTCTCGGCTGCCGTCCTGGTGGGCGCCGACGCGGTGTGGACCTCGGATTCGTGGCTGGACCCGGACAAGGCCGCGATGGTGGCCTGGACGGCCCTGCCGGCCGCCGTCGGGGACGGACTGCGCTCACGGCGCGCCTACGTAGCGGCCGTGGAGGAAAGAGCGGAGCACGCCGAGCGCACCCGCGAGCAAGAAGCACAGCAGCGAGTGGCGGCCGAACGCGTTCGGATCGCACGCGAACTGCACGACATCGTCGCGCACCACATCGCCTTGATCAACGCTCAGGCAGGCGTCGCCGTCCACCTGGTGGACCAGCGCCCGGAACAAATCCTGAGGGCTCTGGAGAACATCCGGGACACCAGCCGCTCCGCGCTGGACGAATTACGGGTGACCGTAGGCCTGCTGCGGCAGTCCGACGAGCCGGTGGCGCTCCGCGACCCGATGCCGGGCCTTGCCCAGGTGCCAGCACTTCTGGCGTCGTTCGAACGCGCCGGGCTGGCCGTGAGTCACACGTGGCTGGGCATCACCGAACCGCTGGAACCGGCGGTCGACCTGGCCGCCTACCGCATCGTGCAGGAGTCCTTGACCAATGTGCGCAAGCACGCCGGTGCCGACCATGCCCGATTGTTCCTGCATTATCACGGTGAACGGCTGACGATCACCGTCGAGGACGACGGGTGCGCCGGACCGCACCATCCTCACCCGGGGGCCGGTCACGGGCTGATCGGGATGCGTGAGCGGGCTACCACGATAGGGGGCACGCTGTATGCGGGACCGCGCCCCGAAGGCGGTTTCACAGTGACCGCGGAACTCCCGCTCCGCCCCGGTCCGGCAGGGAATCGGAGACATGAACATGACGATTCGCGTACTGCTTGCCGATGA
- a CDS encoding response regulator transcription factor, translating to MTIRVLLADDQALLRGTFRMLFDATDDMETVAEASNGREAVELAGSQRPDVVLMDIRMPEMDGLEATRLITESEDLASVKVLILTTFEDDEHVADALRAGASGFLGKGARPEELLDAVRTVADGEALLSPSATRALITRFLAQPDPCPTAVHERLESLTPRERDVTSLAALGLSNDEIAERLFVSPLTAKTHINRAMTKLAARDRAQLVVIAYQCGLVSPATEPDQSQQPA from the coding sequence ATGACGATTCGCGTACTGCTTGCCGATGACCAGGCCCTGCTGCGGGGCACGTTCCGCATGCTGTTCGACGCCACGGATGACATGGAGACCGTGGCCGAGGCGTCCAATGGCCGTGAGGCGGTCGAGCTGGCGGGCTCACAGCGCCCGGACGTGGTGCTGATGGACATCCGCATGCCGGAGATGGACGGCCTCGAGGCGACACGGCTCATCACCGAGTCCGAGGATCTCGCAAGTGTGAAGGTGCTCATCCTGACCACCTTCGAAGACGACGAGCACGTCGCCGACGCACTGCGTGCGGGTGCGAGCGGCTTTCTCGGCAAGGGCGCGCGACCCGAGGAACTCCTCGATGCCGTCCGCACGGTCGCGGACGGCGAGGCGCTGCTGTCCCCGTCAGCGACGCGAGCATTGATCACTCGGTTTCTGGCCCAGCCGGACCCATGCCCGACGGCCGTACACGAGCGGCTGGAGAGCTTGACACCGCGGGAACGCGACGTCACGAGCCTCGCCGCACTGGGCCTGTCCAACGACGAGATCGCCGAGCGCCTGTTCGTCAGCCCGCTGACCGCCAAGACCCACATCAACCGGGCCATGACCAAGCTGGCAGCTCGTGACCGGGCCCAGCTCGTCGTCATCGCCTACCAGTGCGGGCTGGTCAGTCCGGCCACGGAACCAGATCAATCCCAGCAACCCGCGTAG
- a CDS encoding zf-HC2 domain-containing protein, which yields MTATQCLTKSDEKTALEACRTIRELLAGSERKTLALDETGAVRAHLATCHPCRGEYDRLAAVPAHLSLLRDALARGKGRSTRTHAGTRPDRGHSSPRHRRPHRASLTMQLTLPQWVSRTTSHIR from the coding sequence ATGACCGCAACCCAGTGCCTGACGAAGTCCGACGAGAAGACGGCCCTCGAGGCATGCCGCACGATCCGTGAGCTTCTGGCCGGAAGCGAACGCAAGACCCTCGCCCTCGATGAGACGGGCGCGGTCCGGGCTCACCTGGCGACCTGCCACCCATGCCGGGGCGAGTACGACCGCCTCGCAGCCGTGCCCGCACACCTGTCTCTTCTGCGCGACGCTCTGGCCCGTGGCAAAGGCCGAAGTACGCGGACGCACGCGGGTACCCGGCCCGATCGCGGCCACTCGTCGCCCCGTCACCGCAGGCCACACCGAGCGAGCCTGACCATGCAGCTCACGCTGCCCCAATGGGTCAGCAGGACCACGTCGCACATCAGGTGA
- a CDS encoding DUF4037 domain-containing protein, giving the protein MRATDGPVHHRIEVTHLSGWFTDALGFDPTSGITPWDWLATPTQLLAEVTGGAVFHDGLGELAPLRTALRWYPHDLWLHVLSCQWQRISQEEAFVGRCGEVGDALGSAVVAARLVRDLMRLCLLMDRRYPPYSKWLGSAFARTPMGPRLTPDLTAALATTDWRDREQHLAHAYETVAGLHNQLGLTDRVDPVTRPYHSRPFQVLRADRFSKALTARITDPTLRDLLPVGSVDQFLDSTDVLSRPKLTRAAGHAVRKSRSE; this is encoded by the coding sequence ATGCGGGCCACCGACGGCCCCGTCCACCACCGCATCGAAGTCACCCACCTCTCAGGATGGTTCACCGACGCACTCGGCTTCGACCCGACCTCCGGCATCACCCCGTGGGACTGGCTCGCCACCCCCACCCAGCTCCTCGCCGAAGTCACCGGCGGAGCCGTCTTCCACGACGGCCTCGGTGAACTCGCTCCCTTACGAACGGCCCTCCGCTGGTACCCGCACGATCTGTGGCTCCATGTCCTGTCCTGCCAGTGGCAGCGCATATCCCAGGAGGAGGCCTTCGTCGGCCGCTGCGGCGAGGTCGGCGACGCGCTCGGGTCCGCCGTGGTCGCCGCCCGCCTCGTGCGCGACCTGATGCGCCTGTGCCTCCTGATGGACCGCCGCTATCCGCCCTACAGCAAGTGGCTCGGCAGCGCGTTCGCTCGCACCCCCATGGGCCCTCGTCTCACCCCCGACCTCACCGCCGCCCTCGCCACAACCGACTGGCGCGACCGCGAGCAGCATCTGGCGCACGCCTACGAGACGGTCGCGGGCCTGCACAACCAACTGGGCCTGACCGACCGCGTCGACCCCGTCACTCGCCCCTACCACTCCCGCCCCTTCCAGGTTCTGCGCGCCGACCGCTTCTCCAAGGCCCTCACGGCCCGCATCACGGACCCGACGCTTCGCGATCTGCTGCCCGTGGGCTCCGTGGACCAGTTCCTCGACAGCACCGACGTCCTGAGCCGCCCGAAACTGACCCGCGCGGCAGGCCACGCCGTGCGCAAATCCAGGTCGGAGTGA
- a CDS encoding FAD-dependent oxidoreductase, with protein MRLLGDGAHTMEPFQARGAAQAIQDAAVLGDALAGATSPEPEFPDALDRYAHRRLSITTSVGAGSARASEDHHLLDRPEAQARDAHMAAHAAVRSLTQVARPTVADPTRRLPTSRSCSLVPCRYGTERQPHARARPPPGLRVGSHAHRLLAGPRSLRETAKELAAGGTLKHGPK; from the coding sequence ATGAGGCTGCTCGGCGACGGCGCCCACACAATGGAGCCGTTCCAGGCCCGGGGTGCGGCGCAGGCGATTCAGGACGCGGCCGTGCTCGGCGACGCCCTCGCAGGTGCCACGTCACCCGAACCCGAATTTCCCGACGCGCTCGACCGGTACGCGCACCGACGGCTCTCGATCACCACGAGCGTGGGGGCCGGTTCCGCGCGGGCGAGCGAGGACCACCACCTGCTGGACCGGCCCGAGGCCCAGGCGCGGGACGCCCACATGGCCGCACACGCGGCCGTCCGATCGCTCACACAGGTGGCGCGGCCGACCGTTGCTGACCCGACCCGCCGACTGCCGACCAGCCGCTCCTGCAGCTTGGTTCCCTGCCGATACGGTACCGAGCGGCAGCCTCACGCAAGAGCTCGACCACCACCCGGACTTCGGGTGGGAAGCCACGCGCACCGGTTGCTCGCTGGTCCGCGATCGCTGAGGGAGACCGCGAAGGAGCTTGCCGCCGGGGGGACGCTGAAGCACGGCCCGAAGTGA
- a CDS encoding histidine phosphatase family protein, translating to MSVRLTFMCATAGDTSRNAVFGDGLLSEHGLHEARLVGAALPPYSLAIRAPSTRCEQIADALGLNATLEPALRDFDYGTWRGRTVGEVTAYDPYGYGAWLTDPDAAPHGGESVRQLCRRTASWLSRVPPGTGDALAITEPAIIRAALVHALSAPPTAFWHFDVPPLSAVSLTLRGDHWNVRPGPVIPGGVGTSRTVPVPCVAARNQTTLLWDETANDERYDLVAWV from the coding sequence ATGTCGGTCCGCCTGACATTCATGTGCGCGACAGCCGGGGACACCAGCAGGAACGCAGTCTTCGGTGACGGTCTCCTCAGCGAGCACGGCCTGCACGAGGCACGCCTCGTCGGGGCCGCACTCCCCCCGTACTCGCTGGCCATCCGGGCACCGTCGACCCGCTGCGAGCAGATCGCCGACGCTCTCGGCCTGAACGCCACGCTCGAACCGGCACTGCGCGACTTCGACTACGGCACCTGGCGTGGGCGCACAGTCGGCGAAGTCACGGCGTACGACCCCTACGGGTACGGCGCCTGGCTTACAGACCCGGATGCCGCGCCACACGGAGGCGAGTCGGTACGCCAGCTCTGTCGCCGAACCGCCAGCTGGCTGAGCAGAGTGCCGCCTGGCACGGGCGACGCACTGGCCATCACCGAGCCGGCGATCATCCGGGCCGCGCTCGTCCATGCTCTGTCCGCACCGCCAACGGCCTTCTGGCATTTCGATGTGCCACCCCTGTCCGCGGTCTCCCTCACATTGCGCGGTGACCACTGGAACGTCCGGCCCGGGCCCGTCATCCCTGGAGGCGTCGGCACCAGTCGCACTGTTCCCGTGCCATGTGTCGCTGCACGAAACCAGACGACACTCCTGTGGGACGAGACGGCGAACGACGAGCGGTACGACCTCGTCGCCTGGGTGTGA
- a CDS encoding DUF418 domain-containing protein, which translates to MLHAVSEVAPSGAASAVGAGPAPSLTASTGRLIGLDLARGLAVFGMYAAHVGPDPSVGGPLGWVMEVARGRSSALFALLAGFTLVLLTGRPQPRTGRAGRQAMGRVLIRSAVLVALGYALTCLDTSVDVILAAYGTVFLLALPLYRLRADTLAVIAAATALVLPQVLYPLRAAVEGGSWADAVIAHDPLARITDSDGFIELFITGAYPVLTWLPFVIAGMAVGRLDLTRPGTRSKVALLGGTLALLGYGGSWLALHLVPGAQAAVSATADGGSAASAWWSDAVGYPSTSTPDWLLVAAPHSQTTWSILGNTGVGLVIIAACLFATDRSARLRRLAAPVIAVGSVSLTAYVGHIIAIKTLGIDDLPTSAALPALACLAAASMLLAVAWTRAFRRGPLEYMLHAATAPARLLN; encoded by the coding sequence ATGTTGCACGCCGTATCAGAGGTCGCACCGTCCGGGGCGGCATCCGCTGTGGGGGCGGGTCCCGCCCCCTCCCTTACGGCGTCAACAGGACGGCTGATCGGACTCGACCTGGCCCGTGGCCTGGCGGTGTTCGGCATGTACGCGGCCCACGTGGGTCCCGACCCGTCGGTGGGCGGCCCGCTGGGCTGGGTGATGGAGGTAGCACGCGGCCGGTCCTCTGCTCTGTTCGCCCTGCTTGCCGGGTTCACCCTGGTCCTTCTCACTGGTCGGCCACAGCCACGGACGGGGCGAGCCGGGCGGCAGGCCATGGGCAGGGTACTGATCCGCTCCGCCGTCCTGGTTGCCCTGGGGTACGCCCTGACCTGCCTGGACACCTCGGTCGACGTGATCCTCGCCGCTTACGGAACGGTCTTCCTCCTCGCCCTTCCGCTGTATCGGCTGCGGGCCGACACCCTGGCCGTCATCGCCGCGGCGACCGCGCTCGTACTGCCCCAGGTCCTGTATCCGCTTCGAGCCGCGGTCGAGGGTGGGAGCTGGGCCGACGCCGTCATCGCCCACGACCCGCTGGCCCGGATCACCGATTCGGACGGGTTCATTGAATTGTTCATCACCGGCGCGTACCCGGTGCTGACCTGGCTGCCCTTCGTCATCGCCGGAATGGCAGTGGGCCGGCTCGACCTCACCAGACCGGGCACACGCTCCAAGGTCGCCCTCCTCGGCGGCACGCTGGCCCTGCTCGGCTACGGCGGCTCCTGGCTGGCCCTGCACCTGGTCCCCGGCGCGCAGGCAGCCGTGAGCGCTACGGCGGACGGCGGGTCGGCCGCATCGGCCTGGTGGTCCGACGCCGTGGGCTACCCCTCCACCAGTACCCCGGACTGGCTGCTGGTGGCCGCACCGCACAGCCAGACGACCTGGTCGATCCTGGGCAACACCGGCGTCGGCCTCGTGATCATCGCCGCCTGTCTCTTCGCCACGGACCGGTCGGCCCGCCTGCGGCGGCTTGCCGCGCCCGTCATCGCGGTCGGCTCGGTCTCCCTGACCGCCTACGTCGGCCACATCATCGCCATCAAGACCCTGGGCATCGACGACCTGCCGACCTCCGCTGCCCTGCCGGCCCTGGCCTGCTTGGCCGCGGCCAGCATGCTGCTCGCCGTCGCCTGGACGCGGGCGTTCCGGCGAGGACCGCTGGAGTACATGCTGCACGCCGCCACCGCACCCGCCCGCCTGCTCAATTAG